In Methanooceanicella nereidis, the following are encoded in one genomic region:
- a CDS encoding DUF7289 family protein — MKAFDDHAVSELLGYTILVGIVILAVISLTSTGTGAIYSTVKYQEFLGASGALKCLAHQVSSSAVSNNTFYRAYEMAVPAGYELEVKDRYDDLGSIRLLADDTPLTSLRTGSVKLKSPYRYAVFEGGAVMMNDTGILSEGRKPMIYTVGSQSGRDVLYISIVSIVSDTWTYSNGVPITLRIRCGSVKCMNWTLDGKNATLLIDSVEPGIWEKRLVGLGFSTEYENGTLKATSGKVAEIYVTYAEIGVTKEV; from the coding sequence TTGAAGGCTTTTGACGATCATGCTGTTTCAGAGCTGCTCGGCTATACGATCCTCGTCGGCATAGTAATATTAGCGGTCATCTCGCTCACTTCGACGGGCACCGGGGCGATATACTCTACAGTAAAATACCAGGAATTTTTAGGCGCCTCGGGGGCATTGAAATGCCTGGCACACCAGGTCAGCTCTTCCGCCGTGTCCAACAATACTTTTTACAGGGCTTATGAGATGGCCGTTCCTGCCGGATATGAACTGGAAGTTAAAGACAGGTACGATGATCTCGGCTCTATAAGGTTACTGGCGGACGATACGCCGCTTACGTCTTTAAGGACAGGAAGCGTGAAACTTAAATCACCTTACAGGTACGCCGTATTTGAAGGCGGCGCGGTCATGATGAACGATACCGGCATCCTGTCCGAAGGGCGGAAGCCGATGATCTATACTGTAGGATCACAGTCAGGTAGAGACGTGCTATATATTTCGATCGTATCTATCGTAAGCGATACGTGGACATATTCAAATGGCGTTCCTATAACACTTCGTATCCGCTGCGGATCGGTAAAATGTATGAACTGGACGCTGGATGGTAAAAATGCCACATTATTGATAGACTCCGTAGAGCCGGGCATATGGGAGAAAAGGCTCGTTGGCCTGGGCTTTAGTACAGAATACGAGAACGGAACATTAAAAGCAACAT